The DNA sequence gaaagttcaaagggaaacctacttatccagattcaattaattcttgcatgtaaaacacacatgcgtccgtgcattccttttttttttatagccattccccattcatgtgagggattgttgggattttaagcttgagtagattaaagagggtgaatgggaaatggagggaaaatgaaatatttgagtttccctccttagcaaagggacattgtcccatattggaggaagaaaagacttttgatgggtatatatacaattgctctttttctagctcttaaagagttaagaagaaggcaagcctcgcgtcgtcgtcgtcgtcgtcgctcggctcggcttcggcttcggcttcggcttcggcttcggcttcggcttcggatttggatttggtcaaagatcgattgattgattaatcctTTTAGACAAAAAAaattttcaattatttaattaattaacaaaaattcaAATTCCGCTTTctgttttcccgcaatatttcttCCCACCTGTTCCAACAGTTATGGctatttctgaaaggttgcaaaccttttcagaaacagtgtCAAATGatctataaatatgccttgaatcccagaatctttacttgcgaaattttctgatcttcctcttcttcttctgcacaaaatttccagtgtgttttacagcctttgAGTGGTTCGTTGTTCATCggcgtttttggtaccaacactccggtgagttaaatcgttctatcctgggaggatatattccagcacctcgggtacttgaggggaataatttctttaaggacgcactgtgtattcagtgggctcgatttattccagATATTATTTTGACATACTATTTCTACTGACTTTCTTTAGAAAGTTTACTACTTTTAATATTTATTACAGTAATATAGGTTGATAACAAAATATACATCTTAAATATCAAATATAATATCACTTATACTTATAAAAATTTAtaggcatatatttattatattaacttttaagttttgataattacgtcatttaaaatttaatctaactatgtaattacacttgtgcaaccaaacagtaaACTTGTAATTATACTATAATTACATTATGACAAACAAACAGGTCGTCGTAATTATATAATTGTGTAATTACTAGGTTATACCCTACTAATTACATCAGTTGCAATTACCTGGTTGCTTTCCAAACATACCATTAATTATTTTACCCGCTGCcctttcaattccttatttaacACGCAGCCAAttttatatatacacacacggtCATTGGTTTCATCCCCACTATCAAATTTCAGGAGTTGGTAGGCAAGTTTGACAAGCTTTTGTTTAATGGAGTTCATCCAATATTAGTTTGTGCATGTATACAACTTTTACTTCAAAATTATTTTCTtgcttttttttattattatttcggaGGGGGGTGTCTATATGAATATTGTAGTGGTGATAGTAGCGTCACGAGCATTTTTTAATCTTCATTTAAAACCAAATAAATATTACtatgttattttttaaaatattttctctcattttatccCATTAAAAGGTGTGTGGCATCTTTTATTGGCATACATTTATATAGCTCGTTTGGCCATGAAATTTTTTTCACCtttttttttcgaaattagtgtttcgctataaaattttaaatttttacttgaagatgaattttggaatttttgaaaattttaaaaatttcaaaaaactatttttcaaaattacaCTCAGATCACtcataaaattcaaaaacaacctgaacttatattcatgtccaaacacaactctaattttcaaatacaatttttacttgaaaataatttcactttttttagaattttacaattcttatgtccaaatgcccactTAGAGTTGTGTACATTGTGTACAAAAAATAGATCAAATGATGTAAGAAAATTTTTTCCCTTCTTTCGTGTTTTTATATGGCATGTTAcaacaaataattttcatctgatagtataatatttttttagatTGATGATTCATGTTACTTAAACCGTTAAACGTAAGACGAAATTTATAAAGAAAGTATAAGGTAGGAATCAGTAGAAAAAGGGACGAAAATAAGTAGAGAGATCAGGGaattaaaaagataaaatagtaaaaaaataaaaatagaggaAAATAACAGGCAAAATAGTACATGACTGGAATGTAATTCAATGGTGTAGTTTCTTACTTTTCATTTcatgttcttttaatttaaaatttttagaaaATCAAATACTACTATTAGAGGAAGGACGAAGACAAATGTCTGAATACATTTGTGTATCCAATATATAATTAAACTAAGAATCATGTACTAAAAGCACATCACCACACAAAAGtacaaatttctttttttttcttttaaaaaaaaattccaaatgCAATTAACTAAGCTCAAACTCTAATAAGAATTATATATTTGTGACTTGATCAATGTATAGAAATATTTCATAatgtttataaataaataaaaatttattatttctatttggattgaattttaaaaataaaaaaaatccaaCATAATTTATCAAACTGCACGGGCAAATTCTCTAGTGTATAACTAATAAAGTATCAGTTATACACCCTATTCAATATTATTCTTATATATAACAAATCATAACATTAGCAATACCATAGTTTTTAATACATGGATAAGCATGTATAAAGACAGAACTGCCCTTTCAAAACCTTTAATACACCAAACCAAATTGCCGATAATAAACAATCTCAACATAACTAATACACCCTATTCAGTACTATAAGACCCTATTCagtattattcttattattcttatgcaccctaccaaacgaccctgGACACAGCGTGCCTTAGCAAGCACATGTAGTTAATAGTCGGTCAATACATAGCTGGGAATTGATGATCCATTGAGATATGATATCCAACAACATTCCATCAGTACAAGATGATGGGAAAAAACCATTTACTTTCAACAAACAAAAGCAGTCTCCTACATTTCCATCACCAGTTAAGTCCTAAAGTGAAAATGGGTTAAGTAGTTCATGGATTTTTTGTCCTTACAAGACATATATTAAACATCAACACTTTCAACAGTTTTAACAAGTGAGGAAGTTCAAATTGACCAATGAGGTTTTACCCTCCGCGCATATGTGCACCCAACTCTCCAAACTGATCATCTGCTTCCACGGTGTCATCTGAAAGGCGTACTGCATCCAATTTCTGCTTCAGCACTTCTATTGCATTGAGTACCAATTGTGAAGCTTTAACTGCGCCAGTCGTTTCAACAGTGAAAATAAAACTATCTTCCTTGGCATGTATCTCTATAAGTCCAGGTTTTCCCATGGCTTCACATTTCTTAAGCACCTCATCATCGTAAGTGTATGCCTCAGGATCAACAACAATAACCTGCAAAGATGAAGTAAAAAAATAAAGGCCTAACTTTCAAAAGAAACGAGAAATACAACAACACAATCTGAATAAACTTCAAAAGCAACTCCACAGAAGTATATGAGACCTATAAAAGGAAAAATCCAAAAGGAACTCATTGGAGATGTCTCGAGTTGCTTCTTTCTTTGACCTATTAATCCATGTTTCCTTATCATCTGGCTAGGTTAAAAGCTGAGATCTTCCTCATTTTCCAGGTTTCAGTAGATTGACCACTGAGTTAGTGCAGAACGAACTAATTCTGTATTTTTACCATTCTTGTTGGGAAGAAAAATGTTTAACCACTCGTACAAATGATTTTGACTTGTAGCAGATTGGAATTCGGTGCCTTCTCTTAGAATTAAAATCTCCATATAAACCTCTGTGCCGAAAAGCTATAGCATCCCCAATTTCCAGGAAGGTATTGTTTAGGATTGAAAAGGCTCCAAATCTAGTTTTTATTAGCCAAAACACCCTAGGATTGCATTCTAATTCTTCAGATCTTATAAATTTAATGAAGTTATTGCTAACCAATAAATACAAACATCACTGGACCCTAATGCTGAAATTCCATCTCTTTTACAATCAAATGATACAATCCAAAGTGCACTTTCTTTTTACTTTCTTTACAGTACTCCATGTGCATTTTCCTTATAAGTTCTTAGAAAGTCAGTGTAGGGAAAAAACCCAATATGCTCTTAGACCCAATTCAGATTTGGCAAAAAGATGATGCTTCGCGTGAAAAATTTTGCTTACTCGCAGCTAACAACTATCCAGAAATATTAGTTTTAATCCTCTAGCATGTTAAACAGTTCTCTGTCATTACCCCTTAATAGGAGCCACAACAGAGTTCACTTTATTGGCAGACAATACTTAAGAATTATAAAGCCAATATTACCTCGGCCCCAAACAATTAAGGGCACCAAATCAACTTTTCAAGAAAGGAGGATGGGATATGACTACTTAGGCGACTTCCACCCTAGTTTCTCTTGACTTTCCTTGCTATGATTTTCTCTACCATAACAAGCTCCAAGCATCCCAGCAAAAGTCATCATCCTAACTCAGTTCAGTTGTGTGTAAAAAGTAAATTGCTCCTCAGATAGTCCTACTAATACATTCCCCTGAAAGAAATTGTTGTTGTGACAAATACTACAAAAACCTACAATTCATGGACAGATTCCAGAAAGCACAACAAAGGAACTAAAAGGATCACTTTATACATTAGTTACAGTCACTGTTACCAATCAGAAGAAATAGTaaacaaaatggtgatatgcaaaAACAGTTCATGTTCCACAGTTATTTATACCAAATATGAGGAGCTTACTCATATTTTATACACTAGCTGTATCAACCGATTAAACTCAAGTACTCCCTCTATCTCACATTAACTATTCTacttatcttttttcttttcgtCTGAAAGTGTCCAATTTTTCCAGAAAAGGGGATTTCTTTTCCTGCATTCACAGTGCCTTTTCTTGGTaagagcacagcaacaacagaaGACACCGAGCATGATAAAAGATCTCGATATAAGCTCAGGTTAATGGGGCAAGAGGGGTTCATTCATGTTCCTCAGTCCTCACCAAATAAAGCATGACATGCTGTCCGTAAAAAAAAGGTAATAGGAACCACAGATGGTGTTCAACAAATCAGAGAAAAAAGTTTAGACATAGCAGTATGGCATTTTATGGCAATAAAACATATAATGTACGAAGTTCAACCAACCTTGTTTTCAGGATCAATGCCAAAGACTTTCGTGGGACTACTGTCTACTAATTCTCTTTTCTCATTGAGAGTCAAGGTCTCCATCATGTCCTCATTGATGTAGATATCTGGTTCATACATGAAAGTCACAGTTGCTGCAGGAGACCATTTCGCATGATCTTTGGCAATTCCTTTTCGTGCTATTGCTCTTAGCCTTAACTCCTGCCCACGTCGTAGCTTCACAATTATGATTCCCCTGCATAAAATAAAGCAAGACAGTAAATATCCTATCTAGACAGTTAGCATGTACAAACCAAGACATTCAGCACAATTGATCTCCAAAATAAGCATATTAGAAAGAACATTATTTCCTCATAATACCAGTGACCAGAGATAAGTCTGAGTAAGATAAACTACTATCCTTCTTCATGTGACACTCTCTAATTAACACTACCTTCAAAACTATTATCCTTTCGAGAAAGAAACTATTTACTAAGTTCATTGGGAGCTTGATTGATATCTGATTTCTTTCTTCTAAATACACAGGACGATCCTTCAACAAAATTTTAGGAAATCTCCTGCACTCCATAGAATGAAATATCAAAGGCACTTTAATGTGCATCtgcccaaaaaaagaaaaagaaaacagatTCACCAACTGGAAACCAGAATCAAGTGACCCCTTTGTAATCCCTCAGCCAAACTGGACtgcacaaaatttctcataaacaCCAACATCAGTCTGCAGTCTCTATCAAAAAAGATCACCTCATGAAAATAACTATCCCACAGCAGAATGATGTAATTCCTTGTTGGCAAAATACCCAGATATTCAAAGACACcaaaaaataaatatcaacaaatcactcattccaagtccaaaaatggcaacTTTACTACTCCTCTGTCTCAACTTAACTACGCCTATAATTTTTCACCATCGAATTATTCAAAAAATGTACTACATCCTATGCAACCAAAGCTTTAATCATTCGAAAGCATCTCGACCCTACTTTGACAAGTACCACATATCATTTCCcaatttctgaaaaaataaactaaaaaacctCTCTATAACTGGGTTAAGGTTAAATACAACTTACGACACCTAAAGTGAAACAGAGAGTGTATTGCTATTGAGCGCTTAAGACCTACATGCACAAAGATATTTGAGAAGAAGACAACAACACAACAGCAAAAGCAACAATATCgcctcaatcccaaactagtCAAAGTCAGCTAGGCGGGCAAAAAAGATTAACTCACTGGAGGAGTTATCATAATCCGGCGAAGCTTAATGCCGATATACATAAAAACACCCACATGCATAAAAATATTCAACACAATAAcaccaacaatagcaacaaaaACAATGTGTCAACCTAAACTACTTTAGGCTAAACGAGTAAGAAATACTAGTAGTAACTTTTTTTTGAAAAGGCGCAAGAAAATAGTAACTTGTTCGAAGATTTATCATAGCCTGAGAAGCTTAATGCCTATATATACAAAGAAAAGATACAAGTTATGTACTTTGACACTATTAAAGATTTTTTACACTTACAGGGAACTATAACCTATGACTTTAACCTGTGATAACATATTAATCCATTTTTATCAATTACCAATTAATGCTTACCAAGAAATTGACCTGTAATTACCTATTAAGCGACCTAGTTCAGTCCATAAAAACTTAAACTCTATATAAAGCACCTAAATTGTATCAGAGTCAAGTATATTTACCTGCTGTAGCAGATAACCTGTCTTCTTTTCAACAATTACAAATCCCATATTTTAAGTAGGCTTATTTACAAGAAGAACAGCAATAATGCTTCAGTTCCAAACTAGTTAGAGTCCATAAACcagcaaagaaaagaaaaaactcaCTTATTGGTAGAATTATCAAAACCGGAGGAAGCATCGGAATAATCGACAGGAACAACAGTATGATCCGAACTCAGCAAATCCTTGCTAGTAACATCGAGCGTCTGGTCACTAAGGCACTTCACACGGAGGTAAAACTCAACGGAACAATACTCGCACTGTCCGTCACCGTCACACGCGTCACAGTCACGCGAGAAACGCATGCTCATGGCGCGCTCGCTAGTGAGCGGGATGAGCCCCAGACGATGAGATATGAACTCGTCGTTGAGAACAGAGGAATTGACCTCGATTTCAACGAGGTCAATGGCGATTGTTGGGACTTCTGCAATCATCACGCGCCGAAGCGCGTTGGCTATGCTGGCATCGGTGTCGCGCAGTTCGAATTTCATATAGTCATCTTTAACTTCACGTATTTTGATCCTTGGGAATCTCTGGTACGAGACGCCCTCCATTGTTGCTTCTGCTTTGTGTTTTTGGTGGAAGGGTTTTGGAAGTGAAATACTAGTACTGAGGTATACTGTGGCTGTGTTTTGTAATTTTTTAAAGAGTATGGAGTTTGTTCCTTAATCCTTTGGGTTTGGGATATTTGCAGATTGGACAGGCAATGCGCAAAAACGATTATCGCATTCGACAAACGTAATATGAGTCTGTTTTTTCCATTTCcgtttatttatatatttaaaaaaggaaaaagggtcaaatatacgactctactttcatatattatCTGCATTTAACTTTCATTATATTATCGGATTAAATTTACTCCTACAAtcaacaaacttttaaaaatactccTTGAATTGTTAAGTAATTCAAAATCTTtcaaattccttttatttaaattatttgttgTTCTTTTTGGTccattattttaattataaaaaatacctattgatgtgaatgctaaagttactagactatacaaattatttataattaatttttattaccaatgcacccatttctctttttgtaataaataaaattgatttaaaattttatttatttttcaatcatat is a window from the Nicotiana tomentosiformis chromosome 10, ASM39032v3, whole genome shotgun sequence genome containing:
- the LOC104099688 gene encoding DNA-directed RNA polymerases II, IV and V subunit 3, giving the protein MEGVSYQRFPRIKIREVKDDYMKFELRDTDASIANALRRVMIAEVPTIAIDLVEIEVNSSVLNDEFISHRLGLIPLTSERAMSMRFSRDCDACDGDGQCEYCSVEFYLRVKCLSDQTLDVTSKDLLSSDHTVVPVDYSDASSGFDNSTNKGIIIVKLRRGQELRLRAIARKGIAKDHAKWSPAATVTFMYEPDIYINEDMMETLTLNEKRELVDSSPTKVFGIDPENKVIVVDPEAYTYDDEVLKKCEAMGKPGLIEIHAKEDSFIFTVETTGAVKASQLVLNAIEVLKQKLDAVRLSDDTVEADDQFGELGAHMRGG